The Dyella caseinilytica genome has a window encoding:
- a CDS encoding glycosyltransferase family 2 protein has product MIAAGKPHKVSLIVITYNWPQALKQVLLSVATQTRLPDEVIVADDGSTDDTRELIASMAANFPVPLRHIWQEDLGFRAARCRNLGIAASQGDYVVLIDGDMVLHPAFIADHLMLAEPGYFLQGGRFKTTARETARLLAGGRPVFAPWAHVDFHVFDGIRRIYSFHAPKLARWKAKGKNGGRVMSCNMSFWRDDLIRVNGFDERMEGYGAEDRELAARLENAGLRRRQLKWCALGAHLEHKTRAQVDVNDMSLPNNRLYRATITERITRCDQGIDQHDFKS; this is encoded by the coding sequence ATGATCGCCGCGGGCAAGCCGCACAAGGTGTCGCTGATCGTTATCACCTACAACTGGCCGCAAGCGCTCAAGCAAGTGCTGCTCAGCGTTGCGACGCAGACGCGTTTGCCCGATGAAGTCATCGTCGCCGATGACGGTTCGACCGACGACACCCGCGAACTGATTGCGTCGATGGCAGCGAACTTCCCGGTGCCGCTGCGTCATATCTGGCAAGAGGATCTTGGCTTCCGTGCAGCGCGCTGCCGCAATCTCGGCATTGCCGCCAGCCAGGGTGATTACGTGGTGCTGATCGATGGCGACATGGTGCTGCATCCGGCCTTCATCGCCGATCATCTGATGCTGGCCGAGCCCGGGTATTTTCTGCAGGGTGGTCGCTTCAAGACCACGGCGCGCGAAACCGCGCGCTTACTGGCGGGCGGTCGTCCGGTGTTTGCGCCGTGGGCCCACGTCGACTTTCACGTGTTCGATGGCATCCGTCGCATTTATTCGTTCCACGCGCCGAAGCTGGCGCGCTGGAAGGCAAAGGGCAAGAACGGCGGCCGTGTCATGAGCTGCAACATGAGCTTCTGGCGCGATGATCTTATTCGCGTCAACGGCTTCGATGAGCGCATGGAAGGTTATGGCGCGGAAGATCGCGAACTGGCCGCCCGACTTGAGAACGCCGGCTTGCGTCGCCGCCAGTTGAAATGGTGTGCATTGGGAGCGCATCTCGAGCATAAGACGCGTGCTCAAGTCGATGTCAACGATATGAGTCTGCCCAACAATCGCTTGTATCGCGCCACCATCACCGAACGCATCACCCGTTGCGATCAGGGCATCGATCAGCACGATTTCAAATCGTGA
- a CDS encoding O-antigen ligase family protein, with the protein MKEPNVEATREHPFRLQSGLPKWGYAWLLLGMWWLLVGLAAAPVGDKVWNPGKPYHDSLLVLFIAPALFWVWKRRGAFRERVVGSADAWLLMLFLAWSALSSAWANYGHFGDNLFVAVYVLLFVVTWAAVVAGNSQWFQQLLFWGGVGLALSALGAVAMFPWRTLHTMMWQEQGRVVAFGALDNPNLAGFAYGAAIVWLAQTTVRGRWQHVIQVLALVMLSIFVVMTYSRATWLAILAAQACMLITARHGHVKLRALAILGLAALAIGLGGWHYVEQRGMSYRPQIFERAWELIRAHPWHGLGMGSHYEIRVDDQIWTHSHNAFTHNAIMLGIPAAVLWVVMWLIVGWRGWLFRHVATGRCLLALWVFATVAFQFDAPELMQKPSVEWLMGWLPLAISMGLAWRVRDSQQHHQNEVDA; encoded by the coding sequence ATGAAAGAGCCAAACGTTGAGGCAACGCGCGAACACCCGTTTCGCTTGCAGTCGGGCTTGCCCAAGTGGGGGTACGCCTGGCTGCTGCTCGGCATGTGGTGGCTGTTGGTCGGCCTGGCGGCCGCTCCGGTGGGGGACAAGGTATGGAATCCCGGCAAGCCGTATCACGACAGCTTGCTGGTGTTGTTCATCGCGCCGGCGCTGTTCTGGGTATGGAAGCGGCGTGGTGCATTCCGCGAACGCGTGGTCGGCAGTGCGGATGCCTGGTTGCTGATGCTTTTTCTGGCATGGTCGGCGCTGTCTTCTGCGTGGGCGAACTACGGACACTTTGGCGACAACCTGTTTGTCGCCGTCTATGTGTTGTTGTTCGTGGTGACGTGGGCTGCCGTCGTGGCTGGCAACTCGCAGTGGTTTCAGCAGTTGCTGTTCTGGGGTGGTGTCGGTCTGGCGCTGAGTGCGCTGGGTGCGGTGGCGATGTTCCCGTGGCGAACCCTGCATACGATGATGTGGCAGGAGCAGGGGCGTGTCGTGGCATTCGGTGCCCTCGATAATCCCAATCTTGCAGGCTTTGCCTACGGTGCCGCCATTGTGTGGCTGGCGCAGACCACGGTACGTGGCCGCTGGCAGCACGTCATCCAGGTGCTTGCACTGGTCATGCTGTCGATTTTCGTGGTGATGACGTACAGCCGTGCCACGTGGCTGGCCATTTTGGCTGCGCAGGCGTGCATGCTGATCACGGCGCGGCATGGCCACGTTAAGCTGCGTGCACTGGCCATACTTGGACTGGCGGCACTGGCCATCGGACTGGGCGGTTGGCACTACGTCGAACAGCGCGGCATGTCGTATCGGCCACAAATCTTCGAGCGGGCTTGGGAACTCATCAGGGCCCATCCCTGGCATGGACTAGGCATGGGCAGCCATTACGAGATCCGGGTTGACGATCAGATCTGGACGCATAGCCACAATGCCTTCACCCATAACGCGATCATGCTTGGTATCCCGGCCGCCGTTTTGTGGGTGGTCATGTGGCTGATCGTGGGGTGGCGCGGATGGTTGTTCCGCCACGTTGCCACGGGCCGCTGCTTGCTGGCGCTGTGGGTGTTTGCGACGGTGGCCTTCCAGTTCGATGCGCCAGAGTTGATGCAAAAGCCCAGCGTGGAATGGCTGATGGGCTGGTTGCCGTTGGCGATCAGCATGGGTCTGGCATGGCGTGTCCGGGACAGCCAGCAGCACCACCAAAACGAGGTTGATGCATGA
- a CDS encoding glycosyltransferase family 2 protein, which translates to MVPLLPFTLVVMTRNEAQKIARCLDSVPFAAEKLVIDSGSTDDTMAIARTHGARVVQQEWLGFGPQRNFAATQCSHPWILALDADEYLTPALADELQRSLPALMKSGTAAAILRRHLIYMGKPMRWYRPAVGEKMARFYHRDRARWNDVRVHESLQLNGPSVTFHAPFLHDNNPSLVEKQLKVLLYSELKCRDWLDKDKPARMWQTPFVFALAFIKDYFLRLGFLDGWRGYAIAQTAANYAVYKRMRYYEMRQNPASRDTAADALTRSGLDH; encoded by the coding sequence ATGGTGCCCCTTCTACCCTTCACGCTCGTTGTGATGACCCGCAATGAGGCGCAAAAAATTGCACGCTGCCTGGACAGCGTGCCTTTTGCCGCCGAAAAACTGGTCATCGACAGCGGCAGCACCGACGACACCATGGCTATCGCCCGCACACACGGTGCGCGCGTGGTGCAACAGGAATGGCTGGGTTTCGGTCCGCAGCGCAACTTTGCCGCCACGCAGTGCAGCCATCCGTGGATTCTTGCGCTGGATGCGGACGAGTACCTCACGCCCGCCCTGGCTGACGAACTGCAGCGAAGCCTTCCTGCACTGATGAAAAGCGGCACGGCGGCGGCCATCCTGCGCCGGCACCTCATCTATATGGGCAAGCCGATGCGCTGGTATCGGCCAGCCGTGGGCGAGAAGATGGCCCGCTTCTACCATCGCGACCGCGCGCGCTGGAACGACGTGCGCGTGCACGAGTCGCTGCAGCTCAACGGTCCATCGGTGACGTTCCATGCACCCTTTCTTCACGACAACAACCCCAGCCTGGTCGAGAAGCAGCTTAAGGTGCTTCTGTACTCGGAACTGAAGTGCCGCGACTGGCTCGACAAAGACAAGCCCGCGCGGATGTGGCAGACGCCGTTCGTGTTTGCCCTGGCCTTCATCAAGGATTACTTCCTGCGGCTGGGCTTTCTTGACGGCTGGCGCGGCTACGCCATTGCGCAGACGGCCGCCAACTACGCGGTTTACAAACGCATGCGTTACTACGAAATGCGCCAGAATCCGGCTTCCCGCGACACCGCCGCCGACGCCCTGACGCGCAGCGGACTGGATCATTGA
- a CDS encoding CDP-glycerol glycerophosphotransferase family protein — translation MPKPAQKKPALKKHYLLYGSERYALAILRPVQEAILARGDEAAWFFDGPGAEDLVEGERLLSVSEVRRWNPVAVLTPGNHLPHFFPGVKVEVFHGFNAGKPRHVYIRGFFDLYCTTGPRDTTQFGALANKLGHFAVTETGWPKLDPFMKEIAGEVPPVRKPPVILYHSTFSPSWSAAETLYEEVKRLSRDGRWRWIVTFHPKMDPETTAKYKALQNEYLTFAENDNILDLFPQVDMMCSDTSSALSEFLLTGKPVVTFKNRAPGPQLIDIDDATQFEPAIERALSRPPELMQAIKAFGDAIHPYRDGHSSERVLQAIDAFIAAGGRNRKSKPLNFWRKLKLRRRIGYWGPA, via the coding sequence ATGCCCAAGCCTGCTCAAAAGAAGCCCGCTCTTAAAAAGCATTACCTGCTTTACGGTTCCGAACGCTATGCGCTCGCCATCCTGCGCCCGGTGCAGGAAGCCATCCTTGCACGCGGCGATGAAGCTGCATGGTTCTTCGACGGCCCCGGCGCGGAAGATCTGGTCGAAGGCGAACGCTTGCTCAGCGTGTCCGAAGTACGCCGCTGGAATCCCGTGGCGGTGCTCACGCCCGGCAACCATCTGCCGCACTTCTTCCCCGGCGTGAAGGTGGAAGTGTTCCACGGCTTCAACGCCGGCAAGCCGCGCCACGTGTATATCCGCGGTTTCTTTGATCTGTACTGCACCACCGGTCCGCGCGACACCACCCAGTTCGGCGCGCTGGCGAACAAGCTCGGCCACTTCGCCGTGACCGAAACCGGCTGGCCCAAGCTCGACCCCTTCATGAAGGAAATCGCGGGCGAGGTGCCGCCGGTGCGCAAGCCACCGGTGATCCTTTACCACTCCACCTTTTCCCCTTCGTGGAGCGCGGCGGAAACCCTGTACGAGGAAGTGAAGCGCCTCTCGCGCGATGGCCGCTGGCGCTGGATCGTCACCTTCCATCCCAAGATGGATCCGGAGACGACCGCGAAGTACAAGGCGCTGCAGAACGAGTACCTCACCTTCGCCGAGAACGACAACATCCTCGACCTGTTCCCGCAGGTGGACATGATGTGTTCGGACACCTCCTCTGCACTCAGCGAATTCCTGCTCACCGGCAAGCCGGTGGTGACCTTCAAGAACCGCGCACCCGGTCCGCAGTTGATCGACATCGACGACGCCACCCAGTTCGAACCGGCGATCGAGCGCGCCCTGTCACGGCCACCCGAATTGATGCAGGCCATCAAAGCCTTCGGCGACGCCATCCACCCCTATCGCGACGGGCATTCCAGCGAGCGCGTGCTACAGGCGATTGATGCGTTTATCGCCGCGGGCGGACGCAATCGCAAATCCAAGCCCTTGAATTTCTGGCGCAAACTGAAGTTGCGCCGCCGCATCGGCTATTGGGGTCCGGCCTGA
- a CDS encoding ArnT family glycosyltransferase — MSMNNYRRSEDLRALWPWLPLWTLVALIAIFSHGPMPLYSTRTLAVAWEMWSEHHWLVPHINGEPYSEKVPLLFWLIHAGWFVFGVSDVWPRVLEVIFGGAQLVLVSLLASRLFPSRPWVAKAAPWMLMALSYAFLFGLQIMYEVLLVDCVLGALLCLTPKANRAEPRWLLFGLLIGAGLLTKGPVMLLHIAFPWLLGPLWNDWAREHRGRWYTRGGLAVLLGLAMLLAWAIPAGFSGGDAYRHRLFFTQTAGRVVKGVQTDQKLQSHPRWFGWYLISLPMLLFPFSAWPRVWVALGTLRKPLDNGLRFALCWLIPSFVVFSVISGKQWYYLLPEFAGWMLLLAGAIAVLRERNDKLANNYWLGSWPLGVGSILFGGFLFALPYLTQGHQLHSEWVEGAAPYSRSFSVMFLLLGALLLVRGRGEMRRVALAGLVGVLALNTLFTLTLWHKYDLNPTSSLLSSAQTDGHAVAIVGNYEGQFHFAGRLTQPVTELWNGQDIQDFAASHPDGLIITHPDKLEPTALRYAVLAQPFRSSWVEVWPARTLADLHAGRTPTEPAQPPTVFPTAITTQYGTQP, encoded by the coding sequence GTGTCCATGAATAACTATCGCCGATCCGAAGACCTGCGCGCCCTGTGGCCGTGGCTGCCGCTGTGGACCCTGGTTGCCCTGATCGCGATCTTCTCGCATGGGCCGATGCCGCTGTATTCCACCCGCACGCTCGCCGTGGCCTGGGAGATGTGGAGCGAGCATCACTGGCTGGTGCCGCACATCAACGGCGAGCCTTACAGCGAGAAAGTGCCGCTGCTGTTCTGGCTGATCCATGCCGGCTGGTTCGTGTTTGGCGTCAGCGACGTATGGCCGCGCGTGCTGGAAGTGATCTTCGGCGGCGCGCAACTGGTGCTGGTGTCATTGCTGGCAAGCCGCCTGTTTCCGAGTCGTCCCTGGGTGGCGAAAGCGGCACCGTGGATGTTGATGGCGCTGTCGTATGCATTCCTGTTCGGCCTGCAGATCATGTACGAGGTACTGCTGGTCGACTGCGTGCTGGGCGCGCTGCTTTGCCTGACGCCCAAGGCGAACCGCGCCGAGCCACGCTGGCTGCTGTTCGGGCTATTGATCGGCGCCGGCCTGCTGACCAAAGGGCCGGTGATGTTGCTGCACATCGCGTTCCCCTGGCTGCTTGGCCCACTGTGGAATGACTGGGCGCGCGAACATCGCGGCCGCTGGTATACGCGCGGCGGTCTGGCCGTGCTGCTAGGCCTGGCGATGCTGCTGGCATGGGCCATTCCGGCAGGTTTCAGCGGCGGCGATGCTTATCGCCATCGCCTATTCTTCACGCAAACCGCCGGCCGCGTGGTGAAGGGTGTCCAGACCGACCAGAAATTGCAGAGTCATCCGCGCTGGTTCGGCTGGTATCTGATATCGCTGCCCATGCTGCTGTTCCCGTTCAGCGCATGGCCGCGTGTGTGGGTTGCGCTGGGCACGCTGCGCAAACCGCTGGATAACGGACTGCGCTTTGCGTTGTGCTGGCTGATTCCCTCGTTCGTGGTGTTCTCGGTGATCAGCGGCAAGCAGTGGTACTACTTGCTGCCGGAATTCGCAGGCTGGATGCTGCTGCTCGCGGGCGCCATCGCCGTATTGCGCGAACGCAACGACAAACTGGCCAACAACTATTGGCTGGGCAGCTGGCCGCTAGGCGTTGGCAGCATCCTGTTTGGCGGTTTTCTGTTTGCGCTGCCCTATCTGACCCAAGGTCATCAGTTGCACAGCGAATGGGTCGAGGGTGCTGCCCCCTACAGCCGCAGCTTCAGCGTGATGTTTCTGCTGCTCGGTGCGCTGCTGCTGGTGCGTGGACGCGGTGAGATGCGACGGGTCGCTTTGGCCGGCCTGGTCGGCGTACTCGCCCTCAACACCCTGTTCACGCTGACGCTTTGGCACAAGTACGACTTGAACCCCACATCCAGCCTTCTGTCCAGCGCGCAAACCGATGGCCATGCTGTCGCCATCGTGGGCAACTATGAAGGCCAGTTCCATTTCGCAGGACGCCTGACACAGCCTGTTACCGAACTGTGGAACGGTCAGGACATCCAGGATTTTGCCGCGTCACATCCGGACGGGCTGATCATCACCCATCCGGACAAACTCGAACCCACCGCGCTGCGCTACGCCGTGTTGGCACAGCCCTTCCGCTCATCATGGGTGGAAGTGTGGCCCGCTCGCACCTTGGCCGATCTGCACGCCGGCCGCACACCCACGGAACCGGCACAGCCGCCAACGGTGTTCCCCACCGCCATCACCACGCAATACGGCACGCAGCCATGA
- a CDS encoding tetratricopeptide repeat protein yields the protein MNAALIAGLRAQCNGPRDGALLRFSLGNALLEQGDHTAATEEFRRAVSFDPSYSAAWKLLGKACAAGGDTTSAADAWRRGIDAAQKRGDKQAEKEMTVFLRRLEKEQP from the coding sequence ATGAACGCGGCGCTAATCGCTGGCCTGCGAGCTCAATGCAACGGGCCGCGTGACGGCGCACTCCTGCGCTTCTCGCTGGGCAATGCCTTGCTGGAACAGGGTGATCACACGGCTGCTACCGAAGAATTTCGGCGCGCTGTGTCCTTCGATCCCAGCTACTCCGCAGCGTGGAAGCTGCTGGGCAAGGCGTGCGCTGCCGGCGGCGATACAACCAGCGCCGCGGATGCCTGGCGGCGAGGTATTGACGCCGCGCAAAAGCGCGGCGACAAACAGGCGGAAAAAGAGATGACGGTATTTCTGCGTCGACTGGAAAAAGAGCAGCCGTAG
- a CDS encoding lipid A biosynthesis acyltransferase yields the protein MRPDIYFVYLLLRLFGLLPLRWLQAIGAGLGRMALKRGGRMARYTAVNIAITRPELDDKARAGVVREAMIEGGKSITEIVKIWGAGAEHALGLVRDVRGEALFDAALASGKGVIIAAPHLGCWELLNYWLCRKTSMAILYRPPRIAAVEMLLRKVRGALAPEQVRAEGAGVRTLYKRLASGGTVGILPDQKPRAGEGEFAPFFGREAMTMVLLPRLAARTGATVLFAFAERLPRGEGYRIHFLPAPEGLADNDLPRACAALNRGVEDCVNIAFAQYQWHYKRYSADNRPSPYDR from the coding sequence ATGCGCCCCGATATCTACTTCGTCTATTTGCTGCTGCGCTTGTTCGGCCTGCTGCCCTTGCGTTGGTTGCAGGCGATCGGCGCGGGGTTGGGGCGGATGGCGTTGAAGCGTGGCGGCAGGATGGCCCGCTATACCGCGGTGAATATCGCGATCACCCGACCCGAACTCGACGATAAGGCACGCGCAGGTGTAGTGCGCGAAGCGATGATCGAGGGTGGCAAGTCGATCACAGAGATTGTGAAGATCTGGGGCGCTGGTGCGGAGCATGCCCTTGGCCTGGTGCGTGACGTGCGCGGTGAGGCATTGTTCGACGCGGCACTGGCTTCCGGTAAGGGCGTGATTATTGCCGCGCCGCATCTGGGTTGCTGGGAACTGCTCAATTACTGGCTGTGCCGTAAGACGTCGATGGCCATTCTGTACCGGCCGCCGCGCATTGCCGCGGTGGAGATGCTGTTGCGCAAAGTGCGTGGTGCGCTGGCGCCGGAACAGGTGCGTGCTGAAGGTGCAGGTGTGCGTACCTTGTACAAACGGCTGGCGTCGGGCGGCACGGTGGGCATTCTGCCGGACCAGAAGCCGCGCGCGGGCGAAGGCGAATTCGCGCCTTTCTTCGGGCGAGAGGCGATGACTATGGTGTTGCTGCCGCGGCTTGCTGCACGCACCGGCGCGACGGTGTTGTTTGCTTTCGCGGAGCGATTGCCACGTGGCGAGGGTTATCGCATTCACTTCCTGCCGGCACCGGAGGGCTTGGCGGATAACGATCTGCCGCGTGCATGCGCTGCGCTCAATCGAGGCGTGGAAGATTGCGTGAACATCGCGTTCGCGCAGTACCAGTGGCATTACAAGCGGTATTCGGCGGATAACCGGCCGAGCCCGTACGATCGCTGA
- the dtd gene encoding D-aminoacyl-tRNA deacylase, with translation MIALIQRVLSARVDVENETVGAIGAGLLALVAVQPEDGEAQTKRMLERLLGYRVFSDEAGKMNRSLSDTGGGLLLVSQFTLAADTRSGMRPSFTTAASPEEGRRWFERLVELAKKTHPAVEIGRFGAHMQVHLVNDGPVTFWLDVR, from the coding sequence ATGATCGCCCTGATCCAGCGCGTCCTCTCCGCACGTGTCGACGTCGAAAACGAAACCGTCGGTGCGATTGGCGCCGGCCTGCTGGCGCTGGTTGCCGTGCAACCGGAGGATGGCGAGGCTCAGACCAAACGCATGCTCGAACGCCTGCTTGGTTACCGCGTGTTCTCGGACGAGGCCGGCAAGATGAACCGTTCCCTCTCGGACACCGGCGGCGGCCTGCTGCTGGTCAGTCAGTTCACCCTGGCTGCCGACACCCGTTCCGGCATGCGCCCCAGCTTCACCACCGCCGCCTCGCCGGAAGAGGGGCGCCGCTGGTTCGAGCGATTGGTCGAATTAGCAAAAAAAACGCACCCAGCAGTGGAAATAGGACGGTTCGGCGCCCATATGCAGGTACATCTGGTCAACGATGGCCCGGTAACTTTCTGGCTCGATGTGCGTTGA
- the rpoD gene encoding RNA polymerase sigma factor RpoD has protein sequence MNNKAHEQQSEIKALISKGLEQGYLTYAEINDHLPDDIVDPEQIEDIMAVLKGVGIDVHDAAPDADPLADTAPGSATDDETAAEEAVALLSAVDAEVGRTTDPVRMYMREMGTVELLTREGEIAIAKRIEEGLTQVQTALASFPLTIELLLEEYDQHLDGKRRLSEILAGFADLEQAADAALAEAEELAADSDEDEDEEDDVEGAADDEEAGPSGPDPEEVKRRMELLRDYYGKFQKAAPKATDINDKKVTKLRDQMAEEFLKLKLPSALIDSFVRKLREVVGDIRHHERVLMEIFVKHVKMPKAEFLKAFPSNEGNLAWAEELGRKRQKWSPNIKTHREHIDAEQEKLASIEKKLFLPLTDIKEINRSMSVGEAKARRAKKEMVEANLRLVISIAKKYTNRGLQFLDLIQEGNIGLMKAVDKFEYRRGYKFSTYATWWIRQAITRSIADQARTIRIPVHMIETINKLNRISRQMLQQFGREPTPEELSKEMDMPEDKIRKVLKIAKEPISMETPIGDDEDSHLGDFIEDTNASSPIDSATETGLVETVRDVLAGLTPREAKVLRMRFGIDMNTDHTLEEVGKQFDVTRERIRQIEAKALRKLRHPSRSEQLRSFLDID, from the coding sequence ATGAATAACAAAGCCCACGAGCAACAGTCGGAAATTAAAGCGCTCATCTCCAAGGGTTTGGAGCAGGGCTATCTGACTTACGCCGAGATCAACGATCACCTCCCCGACGACATCGTCGATCCGGAGCAGATCGAAGACATCATGGCGGTGCTCAAAGGCGTCGGCATTGACGTACACGATGCCGCGCCGGATGCCGACCCGCTAGCCGACACCGCCCCCGGCTCCGCCACCGACGACGAAACCGCCGCCGAAGAAGCCGTGGCGTTGCTGTCCGCCGTCGACGCCGAAGTGGGCCGCACCACCGACCCTGTACGCATGTACATGCGCGAAATGGGTACGGTCGAGCTGCTCACCCGCGAAGGCGAAATCGCCATCGCCAAGCGCATCGAAGAAGGCCTCACCCAGGTGCAGACCGCACTGGCCAGCTTCCCGCTGACCATCGAGCTGCTGCTGGAAGAGTACGACCAGCATCTGGACGGCAAGCGCCGCCTCAGCGAAATCCTGGCCGGCTTCGCCGACCTGGAACAAGCCGCCGATGCCGCCCTCGCCGAAGCCGAAGAGCTGGCCGCTGACAGCGACGAGGACGAGGACGAAGAAGACGACGTCGAAGGCGCCGCAGACGACGAAGAGGCAGGTCCCAGCGGTCCCGATCCGGAAGAAGTGAAGCGCCGCATGGAACTGCTGCGCGACTACTACGGCAAATTCCAGAAGGCCGCCCCCAAAGCGACCGACATCAACGACAAGAAAGTCACCAAGCTGCGCGACCAGATGGCTGAGGAATTCCTCAAGCTCAAGCTGCCGTCCGCACTGATCGACAGCTTCGTGCGCAAGCTGCGCGAAGTCGTAGGCGACATCCGTCATCACGAGCGCGTGCTGATGGAAATCTTCGTCAAGCACGTGAAGATGCCCAAGGCCGAATTCCTCAAAGCCTTCCCCAGCAACGAGGGCAACCTCGCCTGGGCCGAAGAGCTGGGCCGCAAGCGCCAGAAGTGGTCGCCGAACATCAAGACCCATCGCGAACACATCGACGCCGAGCAGGAAAAGCTCGCCTCGATCGAAAAGAAACTGTTCCTGCCGCTGACCGACATCAAGGAAATCAACCGCAGCATGTCGGTCGGTGAGGCGAAAGCACGCCGCGCCAAGAAAGAAATGGTGGAGGCCAACCTGCGTCTGGTGATCTCCATCGCCAAGAAGTACACCAACCGCGGCCTGCAATTCCTCGACCTGATCCAGGAAGGCAACATCGGCCTGATGAAGGCCGTGGACAAGTTCGAATACCGTCGCGGCTACAAGTTCTCCACGTACGCCACGTGGTGGATCCGTCAGGCCATCACGCGTTCGATCGCCGACCAGGCACGCACCATCCGTATTCCGGTGCACATGATCGAAACGATCAACAAGCTCAACCGCATCTCCCGTCAGATGCTGCAGCAGTTTGGTCGTGAGCCGACGCCGGAAGAACTGTCCAAAGAAATGGACATGCCGGAAGACAAGATCCGCAAGGTGCTGAAGATCGCCAAAGAACCGATCTCGATGGAAACCCCGATCGGCGACGACGAAGATTCGCATTTGGGCGATTTCATCGAAGACACCAACGCCAGCTCGCCGATCGATTCGGCGACGGAAACGGGCCTCGTGGAAACCGTGCGCGACGTCCTCGCCGGCCTCACGCCGCGCGAAGCGAAAGTGCTGCGCATGCGCTTCGGCATCGACATGAACACCGATCACACGCTGGAAGAAGTCGGCAAGCAGTTCGACGTCACCCGCGAGCGCATCCGCCAGATTGAAGCCAAGGCCCTGCGCAAACTGCGTCACCCGAGCCGCTCCGAACAACTGCGCAGCTTTCTCGATATCGACTAA
- a CDS encoding nuclear transport factor 2 family protein: MSTEMVAKRLVTLCREGKYEEAQQELYAKDAISLEPQEMADGPLGNVKGLKAILEKGHQFMESVEQIHKNEVSDPVVADGWFSVAMHIDATMKGRGRTDMREICVYHVKNDRIVQEQFFYDVH, encoded by the coding sequence ATGAGTACCGAGATGGTGGCGAAGCGGTTGGTGACGCTGTGTCGCGAGGGCAAGTATGAGGAGGCGCAGCAGGAGCTGTATGCCAAGGATGCGATTAGCCTCGAGCCGCAGGAGATGGCGGATGGGCCGCTGGGAAACGTAAAGGGATTGAAGGCGATTCTCGAGAAGGGCCATCAGTTTATGGAGAGTGTGGAGCAGATCCACAAGAACGAAGTGAGCGATCCGGTGGTGGCGGATGGCTGGTTCAGTGTTGCGATGCACATCGATGCCACGATGAAGGGGCGTGGGCGGACGGATATGCGTGAGATCTGCGTGTATCACGTGAAGAATGACCGGATTGTGCAGGAGCAGTTTTTCTACGATGTGCATTGA